A genome region from Streptomyces antimycoticus includes the following:
- a CDS encoding helix-turn-helix domain-containing protein produces the protein MYRNTVLNRLRRIEQLCGSSPADHRFLLAG, from the coding sequence GTGTACCGCAATACGGTCCTCAACCGGCTGCGCCGCATCGAGCAGCTCTGCGGCAGCTCGCCGGCGGACCACCGCTTCCTCCTGGCCGGCTAG
- a CDS encoding SDR family NAD(P)-dependent oxidoreductase: protein MGQLEGKTAVVTGGGTGIGLATAVRLADEGAHVFITGRRQTQLDVAVETIGSARATAVAGDISNLADLDRLYDTVRARGRGLDVLFANAAAASFATLEQITEEHFDQTFDVNVRGTLFTVQKALPLLNDGASVILNSSVRADDGVAAFGTYAASKAALRSFSRTWANELKDRNIRVNVVSPGTIDTPGLDGVVATADTPVTKSQFAAGVPLGRIGRADEVANAVAFLASEQSSFILGANLYVDGGENQF from the coding sequence ATGGGACAGCTCGAAGGCAAGACCGCCGTCGTGACCGGAGGCGGCACCGGCATCGGCCTGGCCACCGCCGTACGGCTGGCGGACGAGGGCGCGCACGTGTTCATCACCGGCCGGCGCCAGACCCAGCTGGACGTGGCCGTGGAGACCATCGGCTCGGCGAGGGCCACCGCGGTGGCGGGTGACATCTCGAACCTCGCCGACCTGGACCGGCTGTACGACACCGTCCGCGCCCGGGGCCGGGGGCTGGACGTGCTGTTCGCCAACGCCGCCGCCGCGTCGTTCGCGACACTGGAGCAAATCACCGAGGAACACTTCGACCAGACCTTCGACGTCAATGTGCGGGGCACACTGTTCACCGTGCAGAAGGCACTGCCGCTGCTCAACGACGGCGCCTCGGTGATCCTCAACTCCTCGGTGCGCGCCGATGACGGTGTCGCGGCGTTCGGCACCTATGCGGCCTCCAAGGCGGCACTCCGATCCTTCTCCCGGACCTGGGCCAACGAGCTCAAGGACCGGAACATCCGGGTCAACGTGGTCTCCCCGGGCACCATCGACACTCCTGGGCTCGACGGCGTGGTTGCCACGGCGGACACGCCCGTCACCAAGTCGCAGTTCGCCGCGGGTGTCCCGCTCGGCCGGATCGGACGCGCGGACGAGGTCGCCAACGCGGTGGCCTTCCTCGCCTCCGAGCAGAGCAGCTTCATCCTCGGCGCCAACCTGTACGTCGACGGGGGTGAGAACCAGTTCTGA
- a CDS encoding TetR/AcrR family transcriptional regulator, with the protein MDTHQKASIGRPRGFDADEALERAMRVFWEQGYEGASLTDLTSAMGITRTSMYAAFGNKEDLFRRALERYTEGPASYAARALREPTARQVATAFLGGSVRATTHPDCPAGCLGVQGSLAAGAPGRNAREALVAWRDEGVSHLRDRFQRAVDEGDLPPDADPELLARYLMTVANGIAVQAAGGATRDDLQQVADLALRNWPPA; encoded by the coding sequence ATGGATACGCACCAGAAGGCGTCGATCGGCCGGCCGCGAGGATTCGACGCCGACGAGGCCCTCGAACGCGCCATGCGGGTCTTCTGGGAACAGGGCTACGAAGGCGCCAGCCTCACCGACCTGACCAGCGCCATGGGCATCACGCGTACCAGCATGTACGCGGCCTTCGGCAACAAGGAGGACCTGTTCCGCAGGGCGCTGGAGCGCTACACCGAAGGCCCCGCCTCGTACGCGGCCCGGGCCCTGCGGGAGCCGACCGCCCGGCAGGTGGCCACCGCGTTCCTGGGCGGCTCCGTCCGGGCCACCACCCACCCCGACTGCCCCGCCGGATGCCTCGGAGTCCAAGGCTCCCTTGCCGCCGGCGCCCCTGGGCGCAACGCCCGCGAGGCCCTCGTCGCCTGGCGCGACGAGGGCGTCTCCCACCTCCGTGACCGGTTCCAGCGGGCCGTCGACGAAGGCGATCTGCCCCCGGACGCCGATCCCGAACTGCTCGCCCGCTACCTCATGACCGTGGCGAACGGCATCGCCGTCCAAGCCGCCGGCGGCGCCACCCGCGACGACCTGCAGCAGGTGGCCGACCTAGCCCTGCGCAACTGGCCGCCCGCCTGA
- a CDS encoding GlxA family transcriptional regulator: MPIDPVARSVPGARTTATARPASAASAAPSRARELAARAAELDRRMRPEPRPGAHKVVVLALDGVYPFELGIPHRVLGSADGRYEVRSASVDGRPVRTDSDLTVTPGHGPEVLAEADTVVIPPYAITRASAAAPDPQALAALSRVRPGTRLVSICTGAFLLAAAGLLDGRRATTHWALTGHFQELFPQVELDAGVLFIDHGDVLTSAGAASGVDVCLHLVRQDHGSEVANHVARCCVVPPYRDGGQAQYIERPLPPASETGTGPTRDWALRRLELPLSLDELAAHAAMSTRTFARRFREETGLSPGRWLTQQRLRRARHLLESSDLPVERIAHEVGFATATSLRRHLAAEAGVAPSAYRRTFRASGPAAGGVREASRAGG, encoded by the coding sequence ATGCCCATCGACCCTGTCGCCCGCTCCGTTCCCGGCGCCCGCACCACTGCGACCGCCCGCCCCGCGTCCGCCGCGTCCGCCGCGCCCTCCCGGGCCCGTGAGCTCGCCGCCCGCGCGGCCGAACTGGACCGCCGGATGCGCCCGGAGCCGCGGCCCGGCGCCCACAAGGTCGTCGTCCTCGCCCTCGACGGCGTCTATCCCTTCGAACTCGGCATCCCGCACCGGGTTTTGGGCTCCGCCGACGGCCGCTACGAGGTGCGGTCCGCGAGCGTGGACGGGCGGCCCGTGCGTACCGACTCGGATCTGACCGTCACCCCTGGCCACGGCCCGGAGGTGCTGGCCGAGGCGGACACCGTGGTCATCCCTCCGTACGCGATCACCCGCGCCTCGGCCGCCGCCCCGGACCCGCAGGCCCTCGCCGCCCTGTCCCGTGTCCGCCCCGGCACCCGGCTGGTGTCCATCTGTACCGGCGCCTTCCTGCTGGCCGCCGCCGGTCTTCTGGACGGGCGCCGGGCCACCACCCACTGGGCGCTCACCGGCCACTTCCAGGAGCTGTTTCCCCAGGTCGAGCTGGACGCCGGTGTGCTCTTCATCGACCACGGTGATGTGCTGACCTCCGCGGGGGCGGCGAGCGGTGTCGATGTCTGCCTGCACCTGGTGCGCCAGGACCACGGCAGCGAGGTGGCCAACCATGTCGCCCGCTGCTGCGTCGTGCCGCCCTACCGGGACGGCGGGCAGGCGCAGTACATCGAGCGGCCGCTGCCACCGGCGAGCGAAACCGGCACCGGGCCGACCCGCGACTGGGCGCTGCGGCGGCTGGAACTGCCGCTGTCGCTGGACGAGCTGGCCGCGCACGCGGCGATGAGCACCCGTACCTTCGCCCGGCGCTTCCGGGAGGAGACCGGTCTGAGCCCCGGCCGCTGGCTGACCCAGCAGCGGCTGCGGCGGGCGCGGCATCTGCTGGAGTCCAGCGATCTGCCGGTGGAACGGATCGCCCACGAGGTCGGCTTCGCCACCGCCACCTCGCTGCGGCGGCATCTGGCGGCGGAGGCGGGGGTGGCCCCGTCGGCGTACCGGCGCACCTTCCGCGCCTCGGGTCCGGCCGCGGGCGGCGTCAGGGAAGCGTCACGGGCCGGGGGCTGA